A single genomic interval of Hydractinia symbiolongicarpus strain clone_291-10 chromosome 8, HSymV2.1, whole genome shotgun sequence harbors:
- the LOC130655032 gene encoding uncharacterized protein LOC130655032, translating to MILKCNSPHRYLHVKVVMLPKELLLVVLCLVLTSDPILSQLLPGYEITVLQHEKKRTSELPKLQQANRSTCCKLGRSLAKRGFTECSNRRNNISRLDKLLSRNAGRTILVSKRLVRKCELVYSKYFAKCCFRVIQKDVIYHKRKATKYLLTAISKLTTDN from the exons ATGATTTTAAAGTGTAACTCGCCGCACCGTTACCTACACGTAAAAGTTGTAATGTTGCCAAAAGAGTTGTTGTTAGTGGTTTTATGTCTCGTATTGACTTCAG ATCCAATCCTCTCCCAACTATTACCGGGTTACGAGATCACTGTGTTACAACACGAAAAAAAACGAACGTCGGAGTTACCAAAACTTCAACAAGCCAATCGGAGCACTTGCTGTAAACTGGGCAGAAGTCTTGCAAAACGTGGTTTCACAGAATGTAGCAACAGACGAAACAATATATCGAGACTAGACAAGTTGCTTTCACGCAATGCTGGACGCACTATTCTTGTTTCTAAACGACTTGTGCGAAAATGCGAACTCGTCTACTCAAAGTATTTTGCAAAATGCTGCTTTCGTGTGATTCAAAAAGACGTTATTTATCACAAGCGAAAAGCTACGAAATATTTACTAACCGCCATATCGAAATTGACAACTGACAATTAA